A segment of the Fusarium oxysporum f. sp. lycopersici 4287 chromosome 4, whole genome shotgun sequence genome:
AGGAACAACACCGTTCGATGTACCGTTGGTACCGGCGATGTAGGAGCCAGTAGCACGGATACGGTGCACGTTCAGACCAATACCACCAGCCATCTTGGAGATCATGGCACAGGTCTTGAGAGTATCGTAGATTCCCTCAATACTGTCGTCCTTCATATCAACCAAGAAGCAAGATGACAATTGGGGCTGAGGGGTGCCGGCGTTGAAGAGCGTGGGAGAGGCATGTGTGAAGAATTTGCTGGACATCAGGTTGTATGTCTCCAAGACTCGCTCGATATCATCACCCCAAATACCAACAGACACACGCATGATCATGTGCTGAGGGCGCTCGACAATCTTACCGTCAATCTTGAGGAGGTATGATCGCTCCAAAGTCTTGAAGCCAAAGTATTGGTATTGGAAATCGCGGTCATAGACAATGGCAGAGTCCAACTCCTCCTTATGTCGCATGACGCACTCATAAGTCTCCTTGGAGATCATGGGTGACGGTCGGCCGTTCTTGGGGTTCACATAGTGGTAGAGGTCGCTCACAACAGCGGACCATTGCTTCTTGGTCTGCTTGTGAAGGTTGGAGACGGCAATACGGGCCGCAAGGATGGCATAGTCGGGGTGTGTGACGGTCATGTACGCAGCAGTCTCAGCGGCCTAGTGGTCAATTAGCTGGTGTCTGGAGCAGTCATGATGAGCGAGTCACTTACAAGATCGTCCAATTGCACGGTGGTGACACCGCCGTAGACACCGGAGATAACCTTCTGGGTGATGGCAACGGGGTCAACGTGGTCCATGTCAAGACCATAACACAGTCTCGAGACACGAGCAGTGATCTTGTCGAACTGAACACGTTCTTGGCGCCCATCTAATGAGCAAGTCAATCATCATGAGTTCTTATATTGTCAGATCATACATACCTCTCTTTCTGACGAACATGATGGTGGTGAGGAAGGATAAGGTGGGGAGGTCGGATTTGAGCTTATAGCAGGATCTATTCCTGCTGATAGAAGAGATTAAAAGGCAGAGAGCGTCTGAAGGGTATTGACGCTTCGGTGAAAGAGAACGTgagaattattataaaattcGTCGTATTTTGTTGTGGTTgttgaggagatgagagaagCAAATTTCGCGTGGATGGTCGAGGTGGTTTTAAGGGAGGCGCGTCCAGAGACGCGACGCCAAGTTCTTAGCGCGACAAACAGTGACAGGCATCGCCGCAATCCATTAAAAAAGCCCCGCCTGAAACCTGAGGCAACGCCCCGTTTGATGCTTTGACTGGTAGATATGGGGGGTTATGCTGGTGATTGGAGCGAGTTATAGGGATTCACTTGACTCGCATGAGTTTAACAAGGACAGGAGTATCGTAATTCGTGGTTATCTCATTCACTTTACGCCTGCAATGAGCCAAAACTCTTCTTCCCCTTTCCCACATCGCGTCCTCGCGTCACCTAGTCATTTTGCGTTGCTGCAGCGCTTGGTGGGGTTCATGGGGGGCAGACAACGGCGCGAAATCACGTGAGATCCATGCAAATTAATAATTGTCTTTGGAAGCTCTCGTAAGCAGGAGAACATCCCGTGGAATTAACTGAGCTTGGACCTTGGACTGAGGTTGACGGGAGGATGAGACCTTGAACGAAAACGTAGATCAAAGAGCCAATCATCGTCGTGAACCAAGACTACCTTCCTGTTTTCCGTTTTTGAGTCTAAAAAAAGGCAGCTAGAGATTACAGTTGCGAGGCAGCAACAAGTCAGTGACTCACGCTGGAGTCAAGCAAGAGACGTTTAAGATCAATGACATCGAGACCTCTCTTTCACTGTTTTCAATCTTCAGCAAGAATTGGTTTCAGGACGTCAAGTCTCAGATTTCAAGCCTCACAATTTCGCAATATGGCTTCTTCACCAACGCCTCAGCCCGTTGAGGGCTCCAGTTACAAACCTAGATACATCGATGTATGTCAATCACCCAATATACATCCGATATCAGATCCCGTTAACACATAGCGTTACTAGTAGATTGGCATCAACTTGACCGATCCTATCTTCCGAGGCAAATACCACGGCAAAGAGCGACACCCCGACGATCTCGATGCTATTATCGGAAGAGCCCGTGAAGTTGGTTGTACAAAACTTATAGTGACCGGCTCAGACCTTGGCAACTCTCGAGATGCCCTCATCCTTGCCAGAGATTATGGTGAGTCTCACCCCTGTTTATCAATCTGATAACAAGACTAACATCACCCACAGCCGGAACTATATTCGGGACTGCAGGCATTCATCCCTGTAGCAGCTCCGTCTTCAGTGAAGCGGGTCCTTCTCACGAGTCTGAGCACACAACACCATGTGATCCCGATCCTTCAGCTCCAGTCTCGGAAGAGCACCCCCCTTGCCCAACAAAGACTGGTAAACTCATCAGAGACTTGACTTCTTTGGTGAAAGAGGCCCAAGCATCAGGTCAGAAGAGCCTTGTGGCTATGGGTGAGTTTGGGCTTGACTATGATCGACTGCATTACTGCTCGAAGAGCATCCAGCTCCATTCCTTCGCAGCTCAGCTCCAGGTTGCTGCGTCGATATCTCCTCAGCTCCCCTTGTTCCTCCACTCTCGCGCGGCCCACAATGACTTTGTTCGGCTTCTGAAGGAGGCTTTTGGTGAGAAGCtagagaagttggagaagggCGGCGTAGTGCATAGTTTCACTGGCACAGCTGAGGAGATGCGCGAGTTGATGGACTT
Coding sequences within it:
- a CDS encoding TatD DNase — protein: MTSRPLFHCFQSSARIGFRTSSLRFQASQFRNMASSPTPQPVEGSSYKPRYIDIGINLTDPIFRGKYHGKERHPDDLDAIIGRAREVGCTKLIVTGSDLGNSRDALILARDYAGTIFGTAGIHPCSSSVFSEAGPSHESEHTTPCDPDPSAPVSEEHPPCPTKTGKLIRDLTSLVKEAQASGQKSLVAMGEFGLDYDRLHYCSKSIQLHSFAAQLQVAASISPQLPLFLHSRAAHNDFVRLLKEAFGEKLEKLEKGGVVHSFTGTAEEMRELMDLGLYIGINGCSFKTVENCAVVKEVHLDRLMIETDGPWCEVRPSHEGYKYLIEKKETPNTENQQNGTAATAESAQKPQKQSKKNQKKEPEVLERYKTVKKEKWEEGAMVKGRNEPCNIERVAKIIAGIKGVSIEEVCEAAWKNTVTVFGLEES